The following coding sequences are from one Lycium ferocissimum isolate CSIRO_LF1 chromosome 3, AGI_CSIRO_Lferr_CH_V1, whole genome shotgun sequence window:
- the LOC132049472 gene encoding pyruvate kinase 1, cytosolic, with the protein MHSTHLLLEEPIRMASILEPSKPNFFPAMTKIVGTLGPKSRSVEAISACLKAGMSVARFDFSWGDSEYHQETLENLKAAIKATKKLCAVMLDTVGAELQVVNKLETTISLKEDAVVTLTPHQGQEASDEVLPINFGGLAKAVKKGDTIFVGQYLFTGSETTSVWLEVDKVNGDDVICVVKNSATLAGSMFTLHASQVHIDMPTLTDKDKEVISTWGVKNKIDFISLSYTRHAEDVREAREFLSKLGDLSQTQILAKIENVEGLTHFDEILKEADGIILSRGNLGIDLPPEKVFLFQKAAVHKCNMAGKPAVVTRVVDSMTDNLRPTRAEATDVANAVLDGTDAILLGAETLRGLYPVETISTVGKICAEAGKVFNQDLYFKKTVKFVGEPMTHLEAIASSAVRAAIKVKASVIICFTSSGRAARLIAKYRPTMPVLSVVIPRLKTNQLKWSFSGAFEARQSLIVRGLFPMLADPRHPAESNNATNESVLKVALDHGKASGVIKSHDRVVVCQKVGDASVVKIIELED; encoded by the exons ATGCATTCAACTCACCTACTTCTTGAAGAACCAATCAGGATGGCCTCAATTTTGGAGCCATCCAAACCT AATTTTTTCCCAGCGATGACTAAGATTGTTGGGACTTTGGGTCCTAAATCTCGATCTGTTGAGGCTATTTCAGCTTGTCTTAAAGCTGGAATGTCAG TGGCAAGATTTGATTTTTCATGGGGTGATTCAGAGTATCACCAGGAGACTTTGGAGAACTTGAAGGCTGCTATTAAGGCCACTAAGAAGCTTTGTGCT GTCATGCTAGATACTGTGGGTGCTGAGTTGCAAGTTGTCAACAAACTTGAGACAACTATTTCACTTAAGGAAGATGCAGTTGTCACTCTGACTCCTCATCAAGGGCAAGAAGCATCTGATGAAGTGTTGCCAATTAACTTTGGTGGATTAGCCAAG GCTGTAAAGAAGGGAGACACCATTTTTGTTGGTCAGTACCTCTTCACAGGAAGCGAAACAACCTCTGTTTGGCTGGAG GTAGACAAAGTGAATGGTGATGATGTCATTTGTGTGGTAAAGAACTCTGCCACTTTAGCTGGGTCGATGTTCACTCTACATGCTTCTCAGGTTCATATTGACATGCCTACCCTCACCGATAAAGACAAGGAG GTTATAAGCACATGGGGTGTTAAAAACAAAATCGACTTTATTTCGCTATCATATACAAGGCATGCTGAGGATGTCCGTGAG GCTCGTGAGTTCTTGTCTAAGCTGGGCGATCTAAGTCAAACTCAGATCCTTGCTAAAATTGAAAATGTTGAG GGTTTGACTCATTTCGATGAGATACTCAAAGAGGCTGATGGAATCATCCTTTCTCGTGGAAACCTCGGTATTGATCTTCCACCAGAAAAG GTGTTCTTGTTCCAGAAGGCTGCTGTTCACAAGTGTAACATGGCTGGAAAGCCAGCTGTAGTAACACGTGTTGTCGATAGTATGACTGACAATCTTAGGCCTACTCGTGCTGAAGCAACAGATGTTGCTAATGCTGTCTTGGATG GAACTGATGCTATTCTTCTTGGTGCTGAGACTCTGCGTGGATTATACCCAGTCGAGACTATTTCCACTGTTGGCAAAATTTGTGCCGAG GCAGGGAAGGTTTTCAACCAAGACCTATACTTCAAGAAAACAGTCAAATTTGTTGGAGAGCCCATGACACACCTGGAAGCAATTGCCTCATCAGCG GTTAGAGCCGCCATCAAGGTGAAAGCATCAGTAATTATTTGTTTCACTTCATCTGGAAGGGCAGCAAG ATTGATAGCTAAATATAGGCCAACTATGCCAGTATTGTCTGTTGTCATTCCTCGACTCAAGACAAATCAACTGAAGTGGAGCTTTAGTGGTGCATTTGAG GCAAGGCAATCTCTTATTGTCCGAGGTCTTTTCCCAATGCTGGCTGATCCTCGTCATCCT GCTGAATCGAACAATGCAACTAATGAGTCGGTGCTGAAAGTTGCTCTTGATCATGGAAAAGCGTCAGGGGTTATAAAATCACACGATCGAGTTGTCGTTTGCCAGAAGGTTGGAGATGCATCAGTGGTTAAGATTATTGAACTCGAAGATTAG